The proteins below come from a single Mangifera indica cultivar Alphonso chromosome 16, CATAS_Mindica_2.1, whole genome shotgun sequence genomic window:
- the LOC123198662 gene encoding UPF0235 protein C15orf40 homolog: MAPAKKGKAKAKLDESTLSSQVSANKTQNDNLPSCIRVVSSTSVAITIHAKPGSKVSSITDVSDEAVGVQIDAPAKDGEANAALLEYISSVLGVKRRQVSIGSGSKSRDKIVVVEEVTPQNVFNALDKASKS; encoded by the exons ATGGCGCCGGCGAAAAAAGGAAAAGCCAAGGCGAAATTGGACGAGTCAACTCTGTCCTCCCAGGTCTCTGCTAACAAAACTCAAAACGACAATTTACCTTCATGTATTCGCGTCGTTTCTTCCACCTCTGTGGCCATCACCATCCACGCCAAGCCTGGCTCCAAAGTCTCCTCTATTACAG ATGTGAGTGATGAGGCTGTGGGAGTGCAAATTGACGCGCCGGCGAAGGACGGCGAAGCGAACGCGGCACTTCTCGAGTACATCAGCTCG GTTTTAGGGGTGAAAAGAAGGCAAGTGTCTATAGGTTCTGGATCTAAATCAAGGGACAAAATTGTGGTTGTCGAAGAGGTTACTCCACAAAATGTTTTTAATGCTTTGGACAAAGCATCAAAGTCCTAA